In Desulfovibrionales bacterium, the genomic stretch CATAAAAGGCCCCCTTTCCACGCCCGTGGGAAAAGGCATCCGCAGCCTGAACGTGGCCCTGCGGCATGAACTTCAGTTGTATGCCTGCATCCGGCCCTCCCGATATTTCCACGGACTGCCCAGCCCGGTGAAGGAGCCGGAAAAGGTGGACATGGTCATCTTCCGGGAGAATATGGAAGACCTCTACACAGGCATAGAATGGGAGGAAGGAACGCCGGAGGCGTCCAGGGTAATCTCATTTATCAAGGAGACCACGGGCAAAAACATCCCGTCGGATTCCGGGATCGGCATAAAGCATATCAGCCGGGGCGGGACCAGGCGACTGGTCCGTAAGGCCATAGAATATGCCCTGGAACATAAAAAAAGCAGCGTCACCCTGGTACACAAGGGAAACATCATGAAATTCACCGACGGGGCCTTCCGCCTCTGGGGATACGAACTGGCCCGGGAGGAATTCCCGGAGGCCACTATTACCGAGGAAGAGGTCTCTGCCCGGTATGGCGGCAAGCCTCCACAGGACAGGATCGTCATTAAAGACCGCATAGCAGACGCCATGTTCCAGCAGGTCTTGCTGCGGCCTGAGGAATACAGCGTTATCGCCACACCAAATTTGATCGGCGATTACCTGTCAGACGCCTTGGCCGCACAGGTCGGAGGTCTGGGGCTGGCCCCCAGCGCCAACATCGGCGATGGTTACGCCCTCTTTGAACCCATACACGGCACCGCGCCGAAATATTCAGGCCAGGACAAGGTCAACCCTGGCGCCCTCATTCTGGCCGGTGGAATGATGTTTGAATACCTGGGCTGGAAAGAAGTCACCGAACTGCTCTACAAGGGCATCCAGAAGACCATCTTGCAAAAGAGGGTGACTTACGATCTGGCCAGGCAGATACCCGGGGCCGTTGAACTCAAATGCTCAGAGTTTGGCAATGCAGTCATAGAAAACCTGTCTTAGCAGGCATAAGGCCGTTCCTTTCGGCTATAGGACAGCTTTTCTTCCCCTCATCCTGCCTGCTGTGCAGCGCCCCCTTACCCGGCCGGCCGGCGGTGCTTTTTTGCTCCAAGTGCATGAGCGGCATCAAGTTCATTCACAGCCCGGCATGTACTGCATGCGGGAGGCCTTTTGCGGCGGAAGGGCAGCCGGAGCACCTCTGCCATACCTGTCTCAATACGCCCTACCACTTTGACAGGGCCCGGGCTGTCACCTTTTACGACGGGCCTATACTTGAGGCCGTCCACCGATTCAAATTCGGGAAAAAGATTATCTATGCCCGGACTCTCGCCGGATTAAAAAATGGGGATGGGCCTTTTAACATGGATCAGTTTGACCTCTTCGTACCCGTGCCGCTTCACGTAAAGAGACTTCGGCAACGGGGCTTTAATCAGACGCTGCTCCTTCTAAGAGAATGGGCCGGAGGAGAAAAAGAGGAGAAAATAGACTTTACGACACTGGTTCGCCACAGGTGGACAGAGCCCCAGACAACTCTCAAACACCACGAGCGCCGGAAAAACATAAAAGGGGCTTTTATCGTGGAAAGGCCGGATAGGATTCGGGGCAAAAACATCCTTCTATGCGACGATGTCTTTACCACCGGCGCCACGGTAAATGAATGCGCCCGGGTACTTAAAGAGGCCGGGGCCGGGGAAGTTTCTGTCCTGACGCTGGCGCGCGCCATAGCACAATAAGAGGGTAAAATGAAGTTCGGCATAGTCCAGTTCTCCATAGAAACAGGTGATACGCAACACAACCTTGACCGGGCCGTTAGCGGCCTGGAAGGTCTGGGCAAACAGAATGTCCGCCTGGCGGTCTTGCCGGAGATGTGGGCCACAGGCTTTGCTTACGATAAGCTCCCGGCCCTGACCCGGGAAACGCCCCGGCTGCTTAGCGCCCTCCAGGCCGTAGCCGACGACTACAACATGGCTATTGCCGGCAGCCTGCCTGACGAAGAAAACGGCCGTTATTACAATACGGCATTTCTCCTCGATGGAAAGCGAGGTCTGATCGGCAAGTACCGCAAGACGCATCCCTTCCCGCCTACCGGAGAGGATCGTTATTTTACCAAAGGCCATGCACTCCCGGTCTTTGAAGCTGATTTTGGCAGGGTCGGAATAATTATCTGCTATGACCTGCGGTTCCCCGAACTCTGCCGCCACCTGGCCGGCAATGGAGCGGCGTTTATTATTGTATGCGCCGAGTGGCCCCTGGTGCGCCTTGGGCACTGGCAGGCCCTCACCACGGCACGGGCTATCGAGAATCAGTGTTTTGTGGTGGCCGCCAACTGCTGCGGAACAGATGGGAAGACCGTATTTGCCGGGCATTCCCGCATCATAGGGCCGGACGGCTCTATCCTCTTTGAGGCAGACGAAAAAGAATGTCTTGTGGCCATAGATATTGACCCCTCCCAGGTAGAAAAAACACGGGATTTCTTCAATACCGTCCCCTCCCCTGCTTTTGCACCCTCATCCTATCAGGACAAGATCATGTCCCGGGATGCGGCCAAAGAGCTTATCATGCGCATTAAAAAGGAAGGGAAAAGAATCGTGTTTACCAATGGCTGTTTTGATATACTCCACGTCGGCCATGCCCGTTATCTGGCGGAAGCCCGGACACAGGGCGATTTCCTTATAATCGGCGTAAACAGTGATGAGTCCGTGCGGGCCATAAAAGGGCCGGACCGGCCCATAAACAATGAGAAGAACCGGGCAGAGCTTCTGGCTGCCCTGGCCACAGTAGATGCGGTTGCTTTATTTTCTGAAGAAACGCCCTACGCCCTGATCGAGGCGCTTAAACCGGATGTGCTCGTAAAGGGGAGCGACTGGGAGGAAGAGGATATCGTAGGCGCCGATATGGTTAAATCCTACGGCGGCCGTGTGGTCCGGATACCCCTGATCGAAGGGGCATCGACCACGGGAACCATCGAACGTATCCTCGGGACGAAGTAACTAAATAGTGTTTATCCGGAAACTGCCAAATCCCCCCACACCCCCCCCTTTGCTAAAGGGGGGAACTATTGAAATCCCCCTTTGGAAAAGAGGGATACAGGGGGATTTTCGGATGGGAACTAAATAGAAATATGCTAATCATTACCGGTACGGGACGGTCGGGGACCGGCATGTTCGCCAGGCTATTCGGCGGATACCATGAGTTCCGGGTCGCCTATCTCCTCGATAAATATTTTTCTCTTAAAGATCCCCGTGCAAATCCTTTCGACCGCCTTGAAAAAAGGATTATGGTTATAAAAGATCTCCACCAGGGCATCGACCCGGAGAGGTTTATTGATTCTTCCAACCTGTACATTCACTTTCTTGATGCCATCTATTACCTTAACCCGTCAGCCAAATTTATCCTCGGAGTAAGGAACGGCAAGGACTTTGCCCGGTCAGGGATCACGCGCAAATGGCATGAACAGGGTATGTTTGGCACAGTGCCCCTCCGTAATGATCCTTATTTTGACAGGTGGGAT encodes the following:
- the icd gene encoding isocitrate dehydrogenase (NADP(+)), with the translated sequence MTNQPAKITLSADGKIQAPDYPIIPYVEGDGIGPDIWAAAVRVWDAAVGKAYGGQRKVFWQEVLAGEKAFAQKNAWLPTETLNTIRDCRIAIKGPLSTPVGKGIRSLNVALRHELQLYACIRPSRYFHGLPSPVKEPEKVDMVIFRENMEDLYTGIEWEEGTPEASRVISFIKETTGKNIPSDSGIGIKHISRGGTRRLVRKAIEYALEHKKSSVTLVHKGNIMKFTDGAFRLWGYELAREEFPEATITEEEVSARYGGKPPQDRIVIKDRIADAMFQQVLLRPEEYSVIATPNLIGDYLSDALAAQVGGLGLAPSANIGDGYALFEPIHGTAPKYSGQDKVNPGALILAGGMMFEYLGWKEVTELLYKGIQKTILQKRVTYDLARQIPGAVELKCSEFGNAVIENLS
- a CDS encoding ComF family protein → MLRVWQCSHRKPVLAGIRPFLSAIGQLFFPSSCLLCSAPLPGRPAVLFCSKCMSGIKFIHSPACTACGRPFAAEGQPEHLCHTCLNTPYHFDRARAVTFYDGPILEAVHRFKFGKKIIYARTLAGLKNGDGPFNMDQFDLFVPVPLHVKRLRQRGFNQTLLLLREWAGGEKEEKIDFTTLVRHRWTEPQTTLKHHERRKNIKGAFIVERPDRIRGKNILLCDDVFTTGATVNECARVLKEAGAGEVSVLTLARAIAQ
- the rfaE2 gene encoding D-glycero-beta-D-manno-heptose 1-phosphate adenylyltransferase; this encodes MKFGIVQFSIETGDTQHNLDRAVSGLEGLGKQNVRLAVLPEMWATGFAYDKLPALTRETPRLLSALQAVADDYNMAIAGSLPDEENGRYYNTAFLLDGKRGLIGKYRKTHPFPPTGEDRYFTKGHALPVFEADFGRVGIIICYDLRFPELCRHLAGNGAAFIIVCAEWPLVRLGHWQALTTARAIENQCFVVAANCCGTDGKTVFAGHSRIIGPDGSILFEADEKECLVAIDIDPSQVEKTRDFFNTVPSPAFAPSSYQDKIMSRDAAKELIMRIKKEGKRIVFTNGCFDILHVGHARYLAEARTQGDFLIIGVNSDESVRAIKGPDRPINNEKNRAELLAALATVDAVALFSEETPYALIEALKPDVLVKGSDWEEEDIVGADMVKSYGGRVVRIPLIEGASTTGTIERILGTK